DNA from Vicia villosa cultivar HV-30 ecotype Madison, WI unplaced genomic scaffold, Vvil1.0 ctg.001905F_1_1, whole genome shotgun sequence:
AGGCTATGCTTTACAGCGGAGGGACACCTCGAGGGTGACAGGCCGACTCATCATCTGCCATAACCagtagtttttgttttttttgttatttggttGTACTTTTTTGTTATTCAGTTTGAATTACATTTTTGTATCTCATACTaccataatattatttatatattcagTAGTTCGAGTTCAGTAACTTTTTGTTATTCagtaatttatgttttttttttcaattgtatAGGTATTTATATTACGTGCGAATGAACCGTAAATATGTTAAAATGGTAAAATGGTTCTGATATAAATAACAGAAGAAATCGGAATCGGAAATATATTTCTAATTTGGAGGAACATTTTAGAAATTTCATAGGATACTGAAATAAATTTTttccaaatataatattattttggcCTATGCTCTAGTCCGTTATAATTCCAGTcattagaagttgttagaaagtTATAATTCCAGTcattagaagttgttagaaaaataTTCTCTAATAAACTATTTTTCTCATTCTACCTATGCCTATATAatgtaaaatacatatttttttaaggcatagaaaaaaatataatgaaaattATATTCAATTTCTCTTTAATTGTCctttaatttcttttactttGCATTTTTGACTTTCACTGCCAACACGTTAACAAAGTTACATGTTCTTTCTCCTTTAACTTAATCTGATTCTTCTGGATGATTTTCATTACctcatttaattaataataaacttaaaactcttgtataagaaaaataaatagataaactaCCACACAAGCATGTGTGCATGCTGAAACTTTTCTACATTCAATGAAAcacataaaatataacaatttttgCTGTCATCCAAGGCAAAACAACTCAACTACTCTTTGCTTTATTCGTCCCATCTTACACCTACCTCAAACTTTTCCAGTTATTATTTTCCATTTTGTTGATTATTGAGCTTAGAGTGATCACTTATATTGTCTTATAGTGACGATTTGGTTGAGTCACTCTCAATTACTTTAACAAACCAAAACATATTTGTTTACTCTCTGTCTTACAATGTCGGTATCTTCTATATATGATACGTAGATACAACCAACCCAACCACCTCatactaaacaaatatttaattttaattttaataatgatacggttttttatttatttacagacgcATTGATACTAACCACTAAGAACTCACACGTTTATTGTAAATGCTAAAGTTTGAATTTTGATGATTACTGTTATCCTAACAATATCGATTTTTATCAGTTAATTTAGTATTTGCGTAGTGATAAGAACAATTTTTATTAAAGAATGTTTATAATTTTAAAGATGAATTTGTGTATTTACTCTCCTTAACTTTAGTGTTGTATCTTCCATCTATAAGCACCTACCTGATGTGGTCCAATTGCCATTATAGGTCAAATTATGATGTGATGGATGACCTCCCAAAATTTCATGTAAAAGGCTCCCCATAAAGGCCCACTTGTTTTTTTGCCTTTACTTGATGTAAAAAGTTGACCTAAATGCTACAAAACAATATAGAATGTGCTTTTGTCTAAAGACACCGTGGTATTTATGTTTAGGAGTTTTGGTAAATATGAAATTAATAATATGGTGGGGTAGTTTACATGGAATCGATATCTCAGAAAATATGTGTATCAATATTTGTGTTTGAAATCGATATTAatatttgtgtttatatttaattaattaattaatttaaaattattacttCTGTTTACGTGTCTGTGTTTATATCGTATTTTCGGTAACGATGCTTCGTAGGCGATAACATTAACCAACATTTCAAATCAAGGGGGTTAATTTAACATCACTACCATGCCAATCAAGGGGGTTAATTTAACATCACCACCATGCCTCTagaacaatgttttaaaaatcgaatTAGCCGCTGAAACGGAAAAATCTATGAATAAGGGTTCGACAATTTTAAACCAGTCAAATTAAAACGAAATAACGATTAAACCACTCGAATAACTAAGCAAATGTTAAACCAACACCAAAAGGGAAATCTTGAACAAAAAGAAATAGAAGGAGTATAATCTTTTtgcttttctttaatttttttgaacTCATTGGTTTAATTAAAGCAAACTTCTAAAGAAAACCAAAGCATCCACAAATGAAACCCCTAGTTTGACTTCACTTTAATCTCTTAGTTAATTTAACATCACTACCATGCCAATCAAGGGGGTTAATTTAACATCACCACCATGCCTCTagaacaatgttttaaaaatcgaatTAGCCGCTGAAACGGAAAAATCTATGAATAAGGGTTCGACAATTTTAAACCAGTCAAATTAAAACGAAATAACGATTAAACCACTCGAATAACTAAGCAAATGTTAAACCAACACCAAAAGGGAAATCTTGAACAAAAAGAAATAGAAGGAGTATAATCTTTTtgcttttctttaatttttttgaacTCATTGGTTTAATTAAAGCAAACTTCTAAAGAAAACCAAAGCATCCACAAATGAAACCCCTAGTTTGACTTCACTTTAATCTCTTAGTTAATTTAACATCACTACCATGCCAATCAAGGGGGTTAATTTAACATCACCACCATGCCTCTagaacaatgttttaaaaatcgaatTAGCCGTTGAAACGGAAAAATCTATGAATAAGGGTTCGACAATTTTAAACCAGTCAAATTAAAACGAAATAACGATTAAACCACTCGAATAACTAAGCAAATGTTAAACCAACACCAAAAGGGAAATCTTGAACAAAAAGAAATAGAAGGAGTATAATCTTTTtgcttttctttaatttttttgaacTCATTGGTTTAATTAAAGCAAACTTCTAAAGAAAACCAAAGCATCCACAAATGAAACCCCTAGTTTGACTTCACTTTAATCTCTTACTTAATTTAACATCACTACCATGCCAATCAAGGGGGTTAATTTAACATCACCACCATGCCTCTagaacaatgttttaaaaatcgaatTAGCCGTTGAAACGGAAAAATCTATGAATAAGGGTTCGACAATTTTAAACCAGTCAAATTAAAACGAAATAACGATTAAACCACTCGAATAACTAAGCAAATGTTAAACCAACACCAAAAGGGAAATCTTGAACAAAAAGAAATAGAAGGAGTATAATCTTTTTgcttttctttaatttcttttgaaCTCATTGGTTTAATTAAAGCAAACTTCTAAAGAAAACCAAAGCATCCACAAATGAAACCCCTAGTTTGACTTCACTTTAATCTCTTACTCAATGTAAGCAATTGCTAAAAAAATGTCACATTTGTCATACAAATAAAACATTACATCATTATGGCATCAATGGCCCACCTTTTGTTTTTCTTCAACTTCTTTTAAGCTCATGGGTTTAAGTAAATCAAGAAAGCTTCTAAAGAAAACCAAAGCATCCAAAAAGCAACTCCCAATTTTGACTTCACTTTAATCTCCCTACTCATTGCAAGTAATTGCTTTTAAAAATGCTACTTTTGTAACACAAATAAAACATTACATCATAGTGGCATCAAGGGTCCACCTTCTCACTCTTGTTTTCATTTTCCTCATAACCTCTTTCAACTAGAATTTCCAAGAACACCATAAGAGCAAAACATATGCTTGATTTTGACAATCTTTGTAGGAATGGAGGGTTGGATAACTCAACTTGTTTAACGCGCCGTAATCGGAGTCAAAGGAGTTAAAAGATCAGAGTTCAAACTTTCATGAAGTGTAAAATACTAACTTAAACAACTAACATATACTTATATTTATCTATCCAATAAAAAGTTACAACATACACACACTCAAGAACTATTCTCATTCAAAGGATATAGCTTAATTAGATGTATATGACATAATTTACAAGTATATAACCAATAAAAGAGGAAAATTTTAGTAGTATGAAGGGACAAAAGGAGTTCAAAGAATGAACTCTGAAAATTTGAAAGTTGTCTAAAACACATAACCACTaagttgcttccttgagttctcTATTCATCCATGGCAAAGTTGAAGTGACATTAGAATTAACCAAATGGGATTGTGATGAACTTGATACCTTATCCTTCCTAGACCACAACCAAATCTTTGAAATAGAAAAGCTTTCACCTTTCCTAGCAACATTCATCTTTTTCCCTTCAACAACATCCACATCAATGGAACAATTCCCATTTTGAGCAAGCCCTCCTTTCAATTGTCTCATACTAGCACTCTTTCCTCTTCCTTCACCTCTCTTTGGACACAAAGCCACTACCAAATCTGAATCAGCAACTACATATTGGTAAGAACCCATTGAAAAGCATCTCCTAACATCACCAACAACACTTTCACTACTACACTCTCCTTCACCCTTTTCCACACCCCCTTCTCCATTATTTGAGCTTctaaatttcccaagcctaacaGAAAAAACCCTTTTCCCACTCATTATATGATTCTCTGCATGTTTGTTAACAGAGTTACCCTCACCAACAACCATATTCTCTTCACTAAGGCTCTCGAATTCATCATAAACCGGATTTTCGAAAGCAAATCCATGTTCATAAAGACTCCCTCTACAAAGAGGACAAGTTGAATTAGAAAGAAGCCATGTATCTATGCAATCAATATGAAAAGCATGATTACAAAGAGGCAACAATCTCAACATATCTTGCTCAGTGAACTGACAAAGACAAACAGCACAATCAAACACCTCTTTCAAACCTATTATCTCCTTGTACATAAAAACCGGTAGAGCATCAATGAAAGCTTGATCTAAACCCGAATCATGAAGATTGAAGAGCTGTTGCAACTGTCTCTGATAAGGATCAGGTTCAGACATTTGAGGGTTGCCATTATTACTGGACTGTGAAGCTCTTAAAGAAGATCTTTTTCGTATGAGAAATCTAACAAACAGTTGGAGGACACCAGAGATGAAAAACACAATAGCTAAAATTACTATGATGAAGATAATTGAAGGGGTCATTCTCATTCTAATTGTTTCTTGTAGTCAAAAGAACAACATAGAAAGAGCAGAAGATTCAGAAGAACCCAATACATTTGTTCAAAGTGATGATGATATTTGGTTTGAAGAAAGATGCAATCTTTGGTTGTTTTGAGATTCAACCCAAATCATAGAATGTAAAAACAATTAAAGATAAAATAAGAATGATTATTGAAATTTGTTTAGCTTAGTGAAGAGTTGTAGGATAGTGTGGTAGTTAGAACTTACATGGTTGAGTTGAAGTTGATTAATCTTAATTGTTGGGAATCATGATTCTGACAGATAAAAGAGGAACGGAAAACGGTGTGAATTCCAAAATTCAAGGTTCTTTTGGGACCGGTTTATCTCATAGATACATGATGTTTTTGTTTGGAACAATGGGCTGTGGGCCTTTTCTGATCACTATCAAAGCCCAATTTAAGGTCATGTACATTGTGCAATTTCTCTTTACACCTTTATATTTTCTCCCAAGTCtctagtgaaattttcaaaatatttctatGGTTTTAGAGATACATCTCCGGACACATTAAATCTCATTTTATTTGTAAAATTTAGTTCAAAAATGTATCTCTGAATTTTTTTgaattgaatttggaaatatatcTCCAAAAATACTATTTGTTCTAGTTACTATCAATTTCTCAACAAAATAATTGTTTAATCATGTATTATTAGCAACAATTTCCATTTATTTTCTTgactaatatataattatatataatattattttcaagTGCTTAATTATTGTCGTTAACTGCAGAAACCATTATGGTCATAAATATGACCCTTTAGAAAAACAAATTACAAAGCCGCTAGCCGCGGAACCAGAAGACCCAACATGTCAGAGGTGACAAAATGCTTCATGAACCCCAAACAGTCCTCTTCAAAAACTACTTTAGCTACCACACCAATACCTGCTTTTGCTAGAGCATTAGCACACGTATTCGCTTCCCGATAAACATGCTCTACAATATCATCCTCAAACCAATCAATAATGGACAAAATGCACTTAAGAAGACAAAACTCCTCCACCCCCGAAGCCAACTTGTTCTTAATCATGTAAACTGCCACCTTAGAGTTAACATTCACAATCACCTTCTTGCAGCCAAGTTCTTTTGTTAGAAATATCCCACAACTCAGCTTTGGTCGCACTACAACGCccgatatcttttaaaaaaacatGCACTTTCTTTGCCTATTTCTAATGATTCCACCACAAACAACAACTTTACCATCTATCGACGCTCCATCCACATTGAGCTTAACATAACTGTCATCCGCTGGAGGCTCCCAACCAACCAGGATAGAAATCTTTTCCACAGGAACAAAACTGTTATTATTCCTCATAGCATCCTCATAAGCATGAACACCCCGTTGAACATGGAGAATGGAATTGTAAGGTCGACGAAACTCATCATCATGGATTTCTTTGTTGTGCCACATCCACAAAAAATAACACCCTAAGCCCCAAAAAATTTTCTAATTGTTGCCAGCCTCCATATTTAGCCGCATCCACTCCCtgccatttttaacaaaaaaccgCATACTAATAGTAGCTGGAAGATGTTCCAACCAAAAGTTCGTAATAGTTGGACAATCTCTAAGAACATGCATCATATCTTCCAAAACTCCCCCACATAACTTGCAATCGGCCCCTCCCAAGCCTCGAATACTCAAATTTTaaccattaataataataattttatcttaaataattttactttttttttttggctttataccaccggtttagtccggttcgggggcgagttctggcatcaagtggttccatccccctcccgatcgcagttgcgggggatcgaaccgtggttctccctaccaagtccagcgccaatcaccactggaccaactaacgattggtaaatAATTTTACTTTTACTGGGCTTCATTTTATGTTTGTAAAAACAATTACATTTTAagctttttatattaaataattcattttgactaaaaaacaataaataataaaaaacataatttagttaaaaaacaattaattaaaataaattaagtattattatttttaatgtattttgatatattttcttttaatagttTTATTACTAAAATATATTAATCTAGATCATTTTGTTTTATtactaaatattaatataataatattaaaaataattattatagaaaataaaaatatatgaattatatattagtcaaaataataataataattatataagttATATATCAGTCAAGAAAATAATTATTctagaaaataatattaattataataaataataaataatatttatatttataagaaTAATAGAAAATTTCTATTTCAAgacatattttaattttatttatccaATTTTATTGAAAAACTGATGGTAATTGAAACTAGTGGTATTTTTTAAGATGCATCTTTGAATTCACCTAAAAAAAattcgaagatacatctccgaagtaattttttgtaaaaaatgagatttggtgcgttcggagatgcatctccgaataaaCCCAAGGAAACTTTTGGAGTTTCAGAGGTGCGCCCTAACGCATAAGGCTGTAGAGAGAAATTGCCTTGTATAATGAGTTGGGCTAAGTATAAAATAGTTGGGAATTTCTTTTCTCACTTCTATAGGTTCTTCCTAATCCCTAGAGAAAAGTAAAAAATATCTCtagttttcagagatgcatcttcgaacacACCGTTTTTCCACAAAATAAGAGCAAATGGGTGAGGTACCTCATTTTGCCAAAATtttattcggagatgcatctctgtttGTGTTTTAGGGTGTGTCCacagatgcatctccaaattaacCCTTGTTTTCAAATTCATgagtttttcggagatgcatctttgaacgcatttaatttatatataatgcgCAAAAAAACTCTCTTCTCATTCATTTTTATGAACCTATTCAAAAACCCCATCGGAGCTCGTGAGCAACTTTCTACAAGTCCATTTTTCAAGGATTAACACTACCTTCACTTCAAGCTTTCAAATCCCAACTCACTCCATTAACTACCTTCaacattttagtttttttttttaattttgattaatgtattaggtAAAATAGGTTGTTTTAAACGCATTAGGTAGTAGTCAAATTAGAAATAAGTAGCTGTTAGAGAAATGCATTCTCATTTGGTTGCATTTAAGTAAGGCAAGATAGTTTGCATTTCTGCCATTGTTGATCATTCAAGGATTAAATGTGATGAATCCCAGGAGATGATGGCCATTTATTTGAGAGCTGTCCCAGTTGATGCCCAGATGTAGTGTGGGAGCACTAGAGGTGCTCATGCTAAATTTTCATACTTAAAGAAACTATATGAAGACAACTTGGGCTTGGCCGACGATACCGACAATGATGATCTACAAGTTACCTACCACTAAGAGTGTGCTTTAAGGTGTTACCTCCTATTCTTAGTTGACACGTCCATGTttatggacaaaagtgcaacATACGCCGATGTGGCATACCTTAAGTACTTCATCGACTTGTCGACCATTCACGAGTGGAATTGAGGGGCCGCCTGTTTGGTATACTTGCTATCCAAGTTGAGCGAAGGCTGTCTTTGGATGACAAGGAAAATGACAGACTGCTGCACCCTGCTAACGGTGATTTCCATAACTACTACtaaatttaaaaacatttttcttacattttttactaatatttttttcttattcattttcAAGAATGGATCATATCCCACTTTTACAACATACACGAGTATGATCATGTGGTAGGGTATACTAAGGATTGGTCACATGCTTGCATGTATTCCTCGCACAGAGGGAATGGTGTTGTGTGACCGTTCAGTGTGTATATTGTTCAAACTGCACTTGATGACGTCACATGGATACCTTACACTGCTCACTAGAACATTGTTGCCTTCGACCCCATTTCATTATACTCTAGATGAATGACATGTGGGAGGAATATGATGCGCAGGTATTTTCTAGAGCGATGCATGTGTCAAATTGGATATGTGCAGATCATTTTGAGATCCCCCTTCAAGTATGCTCTTGACAACATCGTCTGCAGACATCAGGATGACATACTGGCGATTACGAGAGTTATCTGGTACCAGAAAAGTATCAAAGTATGTCAGCCACATGTTAGTGGTCTTATGTGGATGGTTACGTGACTTGGTACTATAGTATGTTACACCATGTCATGACACCAAATCCCTTTGGACGTCCACCTAGGTCAGCtcatgaggagatcttggagaatgAGCAGGATAgggatgaccatgccattgatgtGTTACCGATCTGTCAAAATATTAGGCGGCTTACGTATGAGGGCATAGATTCTGGGAGATTTCAGAGAGGTGGCGATGCAGTTGCCCTCGTACGTTCCATTCTTACTGAGTCACGGAATGCCTTGGGTTACCGGCAGCATAGGAGGAGCGATGAGGTTAGGATTAGGCATACACAGTAGGTTATGctttatttttggtattttaggatgttttagtattattttccacactttgagaacaatatttgtaatattatgtgattttttttaaattaatgctTTACTTTATTCTATATATGCGTGTTTATTAGTGTTTGAATCAAATTATGAAACTGTAAGTCAAATTAAAATGACTTTGGCTTAAAAAAAACAGACTTAATACAATGTTTTTGCCCAAGATGTATGCAAGaagttttcgaagatgcatatccaaaataaTGATGTTTAAATAGCTTAAAATGCACTCatgagtgttttcggagatgcatctccgaaaacaccccataaaatttatgcagatgcatctccgaaccagTTTTTGGCGAAAAGGGTGGCTGCTTTATTTACGAAGAATGAGATGATTTAAGGTgcgtttggagatgcatctccggaaaaaCCTGAGGGTAATTTTTGGTTTTTAGAGGTGTGAGTCACACCCTAAGGGTGGGAAAAGAAAATCCCAAAATAGTTTGGGGTTTCTCTTCCTACCCTTTGTGGTGAAACACCCTAATGAAACCTGAAAATGACCTTCAATAAATTTTGAAGTACATCTCCGGACGCACCTACTCCACACAAAATACATTCTTAGTGAGACACATCCCAATTTCCCCAAAAATTAGTCTGAAATTGTATATCGAGACTCACCCATACAATGATTTTGTCTATTTCACAACTAAGTGACAAATTTGGTAGTGCAGTTCCAGATTTTTTTAAGTGGGAATTTGAAAAAAAACACCACCTTACATATATTTCATAACTCAGTGAATAATTCAGAAGTGCACTTCTAGATTTGTCAAGAAGAAGATTTAATAAAACACCACCTTGCATGTATGTTTCAATCATGATCattccatcatttcttcttcaaacCCTACCAAAACCTCCTTCCGTACTCAATCAACTTTTCTACTTTCAAacaacatttttctattttttcacataaaaaagagtaaaagaagctgaaatttAAGGTAATTCACATGTAATTCCTTCCTCATTACTTGCTAGAATTagttttttggtttgaaaaacgtaTGTTGCATCTGAAAAATGTATTTCCGGATTGCTGTTAAATTCATACAGAGTTGTATTTCCGGATTAGTGCAATGTTAAATTTGgtgagttttttatttttctattatgaATGGCCTTGGATATGATGCACCTTGATGCTGTTTCCAAAGCTATTGTGTAATGGATGTTAAACTGCTTGATGCCAAGGTAGATGTTGTAACACccaatattttctatttattaatttaattagaatttaaattaattaactagaAATTCTGTATTTTAAATTGGATTAAAGAAGAAAATTGGAAATAATGTGATTGGGCCAGAGTTTGGATTAGTAAAATGGGGGTGTGGATTGTAAGCCTTTACTAAAATTAAatctatttttttcataaaaggaggaaaagagaggaaattgaAGTAGTGGAGCAAAAGTggcagagaagagaagagaaagacacgtgaaagaggagaagaagaggaagaagaggaccttcaaaaattcgactctaaggtaagggggggactCTTCGGGTAAGTAATTATTATGCAATCAAGGGTAGTAGAATGGATTAGGTTGTTGTTTGATTCAATTGGAATGTGTTAGGTTTTAGGAAACTTTGGGGTTTTGGGAGAAATTGATGAATTGACTTGATTGATATTGGTATGATGCTAAATGATCACTAAAACATGATAAAGCTGTGTTAGGTTGTGTGTTATGATGCTGTTTTGTGATAATTCATGTTTTGGTACCATTTTGGTTGGATAGGAAATGAATAGTTGCTGTCAAAGAGTGGATTTTTCTGTTACAGCAGGGCTATAACCGGTTACTACGCTCAGGCCGTAACCGATTACGAGCGAGTGGAGAATAATAACGAGAGGGTTACGTCATTCGTAACCGGTTATGCTATTCCCTATAACCGGTTACATTGGgagtttttctaaaaatattttagttttcgTGGACGTAACTGGTTACGTTATATTCTGTAATCGGTTACGCTGTAactttttgtaaaatattttcaatttcaaaaccttataacttttgatccgtaagttcgatttatgtgccgttttagGCGTTGTGAAGCAAATTTCTAGCTCTATATGATGAACGTGTGAAATGGACAGTGGTTCGACTTTATATTTTATCTCGATTATTTATTGGATGATGTTTAATATGAATATGTGTAAAATATTGAATGATTGCTAAaacatgtgcatgcttattggtgacgAATTGGTGATTGGTAATGAGACAATGCGATACATCGGATcaatgatgttataagtatgttatatgtgtgtattcattcatacacattgttGGTGATGGATTCCGGTGACGTTGTGAATCAATTGGTGGGcgtaattcccattgtgtggaatttgtgccggttggattgtatcttggtgatgaatagatcagttggatgggtttagcccatgtatggtaccacatgcatagtgtcagtttattCATGTGCATGATGATATGATGTGACTGAATGATATGTGTTATACTCGGTGTTGTATTTTTCGGTATGGTGATTTAAGTAACTGTTGGAAAATCTGAATACATGtttgattgggtgaatgatgatgctatgatgttttattacttataattgtataatacttgttaattttgaatgagactcacccttacatgttgatatttttaGATTGAGGAGTAACAGCTTTATTATTCGGTGAGGATGGCTCGTAGAGTCTATCCATTTAGTTcgggtcttgtaacactgggaacgatagttttaga
Protein-coding regions in this window:
- the LOC131637061 gene encoding RING-H2 finger protein ATL47-like — protein: MRMTPSIIFIIVILAIVFFISGVLQLFVRFLIRKRSSLRASQSSNNGNPQMSEPDPYQRQLQQLFNLHDSGLDQAFIDALPVFMYKEIIGLKEVFDCAVCLCQFTEQDMLRLLPLCNHAFHIDCIDTWLLSNSTCPLCRGSLYEHGFAFENPVYDEFESLSEENMVVGEGNSVNKHAENHIMSGKRVFSVRLGKFRSSNNGEGGVEKGEGECSSESVVGDVRRCFSMGSYQYVVADSDLVVALCPKRGEGRGKSASMRQLKGGLAQNGNCSIDVDVVEGKKMNVARKGESFSISKIWLWSRKDKVSSSSQSHLVNSNVTSTLPWMNRELKEAT